The following coding sequences are from one Eucalyptus grandis isolate ANBG69807.140 chromosome 11, ASM1654582v1, whole genome shotgun sequence window:
- the LOC104426504 gene encoding protein SODIUM POTASSIUM ROOT DEFECTIVE 3: MKEIQSLCTSQASTSTATIMDKSSYAGLGGRAIDRHNPIIADSRRLTSKQSPASAAHAASHEPPIQLKPHHHQLQNIGKKGSSKPTPRDQSKTSPKSNEGRKDFTKEKSLKQKDAIKKTIALPGDLCTPPSSSRYLLSDTVLISDDSVLTSVLDEHKKSQPSDQLDRFVNSNPSSSSRSKPTSDQVVVLRVSLHCRGCEGKVRKHLSKMAGVTSFNIDSAAKKVTVVGDVTPLSVLASVSKVKTARFWPFAPAVSSTNGSDGRI; this comes from the exons ATGAAGGAAATACAAAGCCTCTGTACGTCCCAAGCTTCGACTTCCACAGCCACCATAATGGATAAATCCTCCTATGCTGGACTCGGAGGCCGAGCCATCGACCGCCACAACCCCATCATCGCCGATTCGAGGAGACTGACCTCCAAACAATCGCCCGCTTCTGCAGCACATGCGGCTTCTCATGAACCACCAATTCAGCTGAAGCCGCACCACCATCAGCTTCAGAACATCGGCAAGAAAGGCTCTTCCAAGCCAACTCCTCGTGATCAAAGCAAGACGTCACCAAAATCGAATGAAGGCCGAAAAGATTTCACCaaggaaaaatctttgaaacAGAAGGATGCTATCAAAAAGACAATTGCCCTTCCCGGTGACCTTTGCACCCCTCCTAGTTCCTCCAGATATCTGTTAAGTGACACCGTTCTAATCAGTGACGACTCGGTTTTAACTTCGGTTTTGGATGAGCACAAGAAGAGCCAGCCTTCGGATCAACTTGACCGATTCGTCAATTCCAATCCCTCATCCTCTTCTCGCTCAAAACCCACTTCAGACCAG GTTGTCGTATTGAGGGTCTCGCTGCACTGTCGAGGGTGCGAAGGAAAAGTTAGAAAACATCTGTCCAAGATGGCCG GAGTGACATCCTTCAACATAGATTCTGCAGCAAAGAAAGTGACGGTGGTAGGAGATGTGACGCCTTTGAGTGTCCTGGCAAGTGTTTCCAAGGTGAAAACCGCTAGGTTCTGGCCGTTTGCCCCAGCAGTGTCCTCGACCAATGGATCGGACGGCAGAATCTGA